One window of the Chryseotalea sp. WA131a genome contains the following:
- a CDS encoding cation:proton antiporter, whose amino-acid sequence MSKLSHHEVMVLLVQLSTMLLMGRLFAEIARRLKQPAVVGELIAGIIIGPTVLGMIEPLWFETLFPPSATSGVVLAGFVQVAVVMLLFIAGLEVDLHIVWQQGRQSILTSLFGLVVPFLFGFTLPYLFPDFFGLADKEAKLVFSLFMGTAMAISALPVIVRILMDLNLFKSRMGLLVVASAMIDDVIGWIIFSAILGMIGKGGGGMSFTNTILLTISFTVIMLTLGRGLLNRILPWINKKMAWPGGVLSFSLALCFLGAAFTEYIGIHAIFGAFIMGVAFGDSVHFSERAKEIVHQFINNVFAPLFFVSIGLRVNFITNFDIGLTIIIVVIAFAGKIIGSGLGTRLGGFTWRESMAAGFGMNARGAMEIILGLIALENGLINEKVFVSLVIMALITSMTSGPLMKWVLKK is encoded by the coding sequence ATGAGTAAGCTATCGCATCATGAAGTGATGGTTTTATTGGTTCAGCTAAGCACAATGCTTTTGATGGGGAGATTGTTTGCTGAAATTGCCAGAAGGCTGAAGCAACCCGCAGTGGTGGGCGAACTGATTGCCGGCATCATCATAGGCCCTACTGTGCTGGGCATGATTGAGCCATTGTGGTTTGAAACTTTGTTTCCTCCGAGTGCCACTTCAGGTGTAGTGCTTGCTGGATTTGTGCAAGTAGCAGTAGTGATGCTGCTTTTTATTGCAGGGCTTGAAGTGGACTTGCACATTGTGTGGCAGCAGGGCAGGCAGTCCATTCTTACCAGTTTGTTCGGGTTGGTGGTGCCGTTCTTGTTTGGTTTTACATTGCCGTATCTATTTCCGGATTTTTTTGGGTTGGCCGATAAAGAAGCAAAGCTTGTTTTCTCTTTGTTCATGGGCACAGCCATGGCCATCTCTGCCTTACCCGTCATTGTTCGCATTCTCATGGACCTAAATCTTTTTAAGTCACGCATGGGTTTGTTGGTAGTGGCTTCTGCCATGATCGATGATGTAATTGGATGGATTATTTTTTCGGCAATATTGGGTATGATTGGCAAAGGTGGCGGAGGCATGTCATTTACCAACACGATTTTGCTCACCATCAGTTTTACCGTGATCATGCTTACCCTAGGTCGTGGGTTATTGAATCGCATACTCCCGTGGATCAACAAAAAAATGGCCTGGCCGGGTGGCGTGCTTTCATTTTCACTGGCCTTGTGTTTTTTAGGCGCTGCCTTTACGGAGTATATTGGTATTCATGCCATATTTGGTGCCTTTATTATGGGCGTGGCGTTTGGCGATTCGGTTCATTTTAGCGAACGGGCAAAAGAAATCGTTCACCAGTTTATCAATAATGTTTTTGCCCCCTTGTTTTTTGTATCCATTGGTTTGCGTGTAAATTTTATTACCAATTTTGATATAGGTCTTACCATTATTATTGTAGTCATCGCTTTTGCGGGAAAGATCATTGGCAGCGGATTAGGCACACGCTTGGGCGGATTTACGTGGCGCGAATCGATGGCTGCCGGATTTGGTATGAATGCACGCGGGGCTATGGAAATTATTTTGGGATTGATTGCCTTAGAAAATGGATTGATCAACGAAAAAGTTTTTGTGTCGTTGGTTATTATGGCACTCATCACCAGCATGACCAGCGGCCCTTTGATGAAGTGGGTGTTGAAAAAATAG
- a CDS encoding universal stress protein — MSFEVKKIGLAIAISPTAQSLLVIAARLSNLFKAELILVHIGKQTPQEEEQFQNLLQKVDLSRVNHKLIWRQGSIASEILSVCREKGIDLLIAGALKKENLLKNYIGTVARTIMRKANCSILMIQNPTSELMPLQNVVVDAEESPHAEMALQAACKIAQLENASWLHVVRELKLLGLTLAVNEQCNEQEYAESKQEMVREEIEQVERKLAHIPHQGLKITIKMLSGKSGFELARFAERKKADLLVVSAPKERLILLDRLFPHDLEYVFANLPCNLLVIKSTKHE; from the coding sequence ATGAGTTTTGAAGTAAAAAAAATAGGTTTGGCGATTGCCATTTCCCCAACGGCACAATCGCTTTTGGTAATCGCTGCTAGGCTTTCCAATCTATTTAAGGCAGAACTGATTTTGGTGCATATTGGTAAGCAGACACCACAAGAAGAAGAGCAATTTCAAAACTTGTTGCAAAAAGTTGACCTCTCTAGAGTAAACCACAAGCTAATTTGGAGGCAGGGCTCTATAGCTTCTGAGATTTTATCCGTTTGTCGAGAGAAGGGTATCGATTTGCTGATAGCCGGTGCTTTAAAAAAGGAGAATCTTCTTAAAAACTATATCGGCACAGTGGCACGAACCATTATGCGAAAAGCCAACTGCTCTATTTTGATGATACAAAACCCAACCTCAGAGTTAATGCCGTTGCAAAACGTGGTTGTTGATGCCGAAGAGAGCCCACATGCCGAAATGGCTTTGCAGGCAGCTTGCAAAATTGCTCAACTGGAAAACGCCAGTTGGCTGCACGTGGTGCGCGAGTTAAAATTATTGGGGTTGACCTTGGCGGTGAATGAACAATGTAACGAACAAGAGTATGCGGAGAGCAAACAAGAGATGGTGCGCGAAGAGATTGAACAAGTAGAACGAAAACTTGCCCACATCCCACATCAGGGTTTGAAAATTACCATCAAGATGCTGTCAGGTAAATCGGGATTTGAATTGGCGCGGTTTGCGGAGCGAAAAAAGGCGGATTTGTTAGTGGTGAGTGCGCCAAAAGAAAGATTGATTTTGCTAGACCGGCTTTTTCCGCACGACCTAGAATATGTATTTGCCAATCTGCCTTGCAATTTGTTGGTAATAAAATCCACTAAGCATGAGTAA
- a CDS encoding glycine--tRNA ligase — protein sequence MANTEDNLLKNIISHSKEYGFIFPSSEIYDGLSAVYDYGQNGAELKNNIKEYWWKFMTMMHDNIVGIDSAIFMHPTIWKASGHVDAFNDPMVDNKDSKKRYRADVLVEDAIAKIQDKIDKEVEKAAKRFENFDKAMFVSTNARVVEYQKKIEEANTRLKDAMNGSNMEALKQLIIDLEVADPISGTKNWTDVRQFNLMFSTEMGSVAEDANKIYLRPETAQGIFVNFLNVQKTGRMKIPFGIAQIGKAFRNEIVARQFIFRMREFEQMEMQFFVKPGEEMKWYEYWKEKRLKWHKALGLGSENYRYHDHLNLAHYANAACDIQFNFPMGFKELEGIHSRTDFDLKSHEKYSGKKLQYFDAEDNQNYIPYVVETSVGLDRMFLSVLSSAYKEEKLEDGSDRVVLRIPASLAPNKVAILPLMKRDGLPEKAMEIMNDLKFDFRCFYEEKDAIGKRYRRQDAIGTPYCITIDHQTLTDNTVTIRHRDSMKQDRVDVAAVKSIIQESVSLASLLKTI from the coding sequence ATGGCAAATACTGAAGACAATCTCTTAAAAAACATTATCTCACACTCCAAGGAGTACGGGTTTATTTTTCCTTCCAGCGAAATCTATGATGGCCTTAGTGCCGTTTACGATTATGGCCAAAACGGAGCGGAGCTAAAAAACAATATTAAAGAATACTGGTGGAAATTTATGACGATGATGCACGACAATATTGTGGGCATCGACTCGGCCATATTTATGCACCCCACCATTTGGAAGGCCAGCGGCCACGTAGATGCCTTCAACGACCCGATGGTGGACAACAAAGATTCTAAAAAAAGATACCGGGCCGATGTCTTGGTGGAAGATGCCATCGCCAAAATTCAAGATAAGATTGACAAGGAAGTAGAGAAGGCAGCCAAGCGATTTGAGAACTTTGACAAAGCCATGTTTGTGAGCACGAACGCACGTGTAGTGGAGTATCAAAAGAAAATTGAGGAAGCCAACACACGGTTGAAAGATGCGATGAATGGCTCCAATATGGAAGCCCTAAAGCAATTGATCATTGATTTAGAAGTGGCGGATCCAATTTCGGGAACCAAAAATTGGACAGATGTTCGCCAATTCAATTTGATGTTCTCTACCGAAATGGGTTCGGTGGCAGAAGATGCCAACAAAATTTACCTTCGACCCGAAACGGCCCAAGGCATTTTTGTCAATTTCTTGAACGTGCAAAAAACCGGCCGCATGAAAATTCCTTTTGGGATAGCACAGATCGGCAAGGCCTTTCGAAATGAAATAGTGGCGCGCCAATTCATTTTTCGTATGCGCGAGTTTGAGCAGATGGAAATGCAATTTTTTGTGAAGCCAGGAGAAGAGATGAAATGGTATGAATACTGGAAAGAAAAACGCTTAAAGTGGCACAAGGCTCTTGGCCTAGGTTCAGAAAACTATCGGTACCATGATCATTTAAACTTGGCCCACTATGCCAATGCCGCGTGCGACATTCAGTTCAACTTTCCCATGGGCTTTAAAGAGTTGGAAGGCATACACAGTCGCACGGATTTTGATTTGAAGAGCCATGAAAAATATTCGGGCAAAAAGTTGCAGTACTTTGATGCAGAAGATAATCAAAATTATATTCCTTACGTGGTAGAAACTTCTGTAGGCTTGGATAGAATGTTCTTGTCGGTGTTGTCATCTGCTTATAAAGAAGAAAAGCTTGAAGATGGTAGCGACCGCGTGGTGTTGCGCATCCCTGCGTCACTGGCGCCCAATAAAGTAGCCATCCTTCCTTTGATGAAGAGAGATGGCCTTCCCGAAAAGGCAATGGAAATCATGAACGATTTGAAGTTTGACTTCCGTTGCTTCTACGAAGAGAAAGATGCCATTGGAAAACGATACAGAAGACAAGATGCCATTGGTACACCGTATTGCATTACCATCGATCATCAAACATTGACTGACAACACCGTAACCATTCGTCATCGCGATAGCATGAAACAAGATCGGGTAGATGTGGCAGCGGTCAAATCAATCATCCAAGAATCTGTTTCGTTGGCTTCATTACTAAAAACGATTTAA
- a CDS encoding RNAase, with protein MHPALNKNLFFVKEHVKVFKAANSFDVLDPETKQLIFQCQEENLGFFTKFFRFTDYKRMTPFNMEIKTPEGQRLLTVRRGVSVFLSTVEVLDERNTLIGKFKQQFFSIGGKFEVLDASERPLCMLRGKWTSWDFKFVSNDGKEFATVTKKWSGLGKELFTSADNYILQISPEVPAGHPLRLLILAAVMCIDLVLKE; from the coding sequence ATGCACCCCGCACTCAACAAAAATCTATTTTTCGTTAAAGAACATGTAAAAGTTTTTAAGGCCGCCAACAGTTTTGATGTGTTGGACCCCGAAACCAAACAACTTATTTTCCAATGCCAAGAAGAAAATTTAGGTTTCTTCACTAAGTTTTTTCGGTTTACAGATTACAAACGCATGACCCCGTTTAACATGGAGATCAAAACACCCGAAGGGCAACGGCTGCTAACCGTGCGAAGAGGTGTGTCTGTCTTTTTGTCTACAGTGGAAGTGTTGGATGAGCGAAACACATTGATCGGAAAATTTAAGCAACAATTTTTTTCCATTGGCGGAAAGTTTGAAGTACTAGACGCGAGCGAGCGACCGTTGTGTATGCTGAGAGGAAAATGGACAAGCTGGGATTTTAAGTTCGTCTCAAACGATGGAAAAGAATTTGCCACTGTCACCAAAAAGTGGAGTGGCTTGGGCAAAGAGTTATTTACTTCTGCCGATAATTACATTTTACAAATCAGCCCTGAAGTTCCTGCAGGTCATCCTTTGCGATTACTGATTTTAGCGGCTGTTATGTGCATTGATTTGGTTTTGAAAGAGTGA
- a CDS encoding deoxyguanosinetriphosphate triphosphohydrolase: MNWLQLLSPQRLDAKSDFAEPSRSAFEQDYDRIIFSHPFRRLQDKTQVHPLPEHDFVHTRLTHSLEVSSVGRSLGKKVGEVILQRHPELNAQSSLFDFGAIVAAAALAHDLGNPPFGHAGEDALSDFFLHHPHGQSFEEKVTEAEWADLTKFEGNAQGFRLLNKKQYGLKLTTATLGAFTKYPCPSFFPNRDKSKKSQKKFGFFLSEQIAFEKAASQLGLLAGETSWCRHPLAFLVEAADDICYSIIDLEDGCRLGLISFAETIEMMAAILGDQFDSKKLSKHISLNEKLGVLRAMVIGKLVDDCTSIFLDQEVAILNGKFDQALTDVGTHKKALTQISTVSIEKIYRARHVVEIEAAGHEVLPGLLSEFCLSGFQLKNKNHSRKYANLALLLPEEVRWSIEQDSVSDYDILRQIIDFVSGLTDRHAISLFKKIKGFSV; encoded by the coding sequence ATGAACTGGCTCCAACTCCTCTCTCCTCAGCGACTGGATGCAAAATCCGATTTCGCAGAACCTTCGCGCAGTGCGTTTGAGCAGGATTATGACCGCATTATTTTTTCGCATCCGTTTCGTAGGTTGCAAGACAAAACACAAGTGCACCCTTTGCCCGAACACGATTTTGTACACACTCGCTTAACGCATAGTTTAGAAGTTTCTAGTGTTGGCCGATCGCTCGGCAAAAAAGTAGGTGAAGTAATCTTGCAACGCCATCCGGAATTGAATGCGCAATCTTCGCTTTTTGATTTCGGAGCGATTGTGGCCGCGGCAGCATTGGCGCATGATTTAGGCAATCCACCTTTCGGGCATGCTGGTGAAGATGCACTGTCGGATTTTTTTCTGCATCACCCGCACGGCCAATCATTCGAAGAAAAAGTGACAGAAGCCGAATGGGCCGATCTTACGAAATTTGAAGGCAATGCGCAGGGCTTCCGCTTGCTGAATAAAAAGCAATACGGATTAAAATTAACGACTGCAACATTAGGTGCATTCACCAAATATCCGTGCCCATCCTTTTTTCCCAATCGTGATAAATCAAAAAAGAGCCAGAAAAAATTTGGTTTCTTTTTGTCTGAACAAATAGCATTTGAAAAAGCCGCCTCTCAACTTGGCCTTCTAGCTGGAGAAACCAGTTGGTGCCGCCACCCGTTGGCTTTTTTGGTGGAAGCTGCGGATGATATTTGTTACAGCATTATAGATTTAGAAGATGGTTGCCGATTGGGTTTAATCAGCTTTGCTGAAACCATAGAAATGATGGCCGCCATATTGGGCGATCAATTTGACAGCAAGAAATTGAGCAAACACATTAGCTTAAACGAAAAACTGGGCGTATTGCGCGCGATGGTAATTGGTAAGTTGGTCGATGATTGCACAAGCATTTTTTTAGATCAGGAAGTGGCCATTCTAAACGGAAAATTTGATCAGGCCTTAACCGATGTGGGTACGCACAAAAAAGCCTTGACTCAAATCAGCACAGTTTCCATCGAAAAAATTTACCGTGCACGACATGTGGTTGAAATTGAGGCGGCAGGCCATGAAGTTCTGCCCGGCTTGCTCAGTGAGTTTTGTTTATCGGGATTTCAGTTAAAAAACAAGAATCATTCACGAAAGTATGCAAATCTAGCATTGCTGTTACCCGAAGAGGTTCGGTGGAGCATTGAGCAAGATTCAGTAAGTGATTATGACATCCTACGCCAAATCATTGATTTTGTCTCTGGCTTAACCGATCGGCACGCCATTTCACTCTTCAAAAAAATCAAAGGCTTTTCGGTTTAA
- a CDS encoding sterol desaturase family protein has product MEAYGKILLIAMPAFLVLVLFEKWYGWRKGNDTVRTNDMISSLSSGMTNVTKDVLGLSVIIISYPWLQQKVQLVQVPSGWVTYVVAFIALDFAGYWVHRIAHEYNLFWNNHIIHHSSEEFNLACALRQSISSIVKIFAIFLLPAAVLGVPKDVIAIVAPLHLFAQFWYHTQHIGSMGFLEKIIVTPSHHRVHHAINPEYLDKNYGQIFIFWDKWFGTYQAELESVPAVYGVTRPVQTWNPIKINFMHLWLLIQDAWRAKRLEDKLKIWFMPLGWRSSDVAAKYPVQKIKDVYHFDKYDPATAKGLMAWSWTQLVILLIFLSYLFGNIATIGTPNIFLYGAFVFLTVYALTDLMDKNISSIFWEMLRSGYGIYLIFSQGDWFGANTFVPGISNFVVCYFILSMGGAVYFALQQRKESSELRMA; this is encoded by the coding sequence ATGGAAGCTTACGGAAAAATCCTATTGATAGCCATGCCTGCCTTTTTGGTGCTGGTGCTTTTTGAAAAATGGTACGGTTGGCGCAAAGGGAATGACACGGTGCGAACCAACGACATGATTTCAAGCCTTAGCTCGGGCATGACCAACGTTACCAAAGACGTGCTGGGCTTAAGTGTCATTATTATTTCGTATCCGTGGTTGCAGCAAAAAGTGCAATTGGTGCAAGTGCCCAGCGGGTGGGTGACGTATGTCGTTGCTTTTATAGCATTGGATTTTGCCGGATATTGGGTACACCGCATCGCACATGAGTATAATTTGTTTTGGAACAACCACATCATCCACCACAGCAGCGAAGAATTTAATTTAGCCTGCGCGCTTCGGCAAAGTATTTCAAGCATTGTAAAAATATTTGCCATCTTTTTGTTACCTGCTGCAGTGTTGGGTGTGCCAAAAGATGTGATTGCTATTGTGGCACCTCTTCACTTGTTTGCGCAGTTTTGGTACCACACACAGCACATTGGCAGCATGGGTTTTTTGGAAAAAATTATTGTCACACCTTCGCACCACCGCGTGCATCATGCCATCAACCCTGAATACCTAGATAAAAACTACGGACAGATTTTTATTTTTTGGGATAAATGGTTTGGTACGTACCAAGCAGAATTGGAATCGGTGCCAGCAGTGTATGGCGTCACAAGGCCAGTGCAAACGTGGAACCCTATCAAAATAAATTTTATGCACCTGTGGCTTTTGATACAAGACGCATGGCGTGCAAAAAGACTGGAAGACAAACTGAAAATCTGGTTTATGCCATTGGGTTGGCGCTCTTCCGATGTGGCCGCAAAATACCCCGTTCAAAAAATTAAAGATGTATATCATTTCGACAAATACGATCCTGCTACAGCAAAAGGCTTAATGGCTTGGAGTTGGACTCAACTAGTTATCCTGTTGATTTTTTTAAGCTACTTGTTTGGCAACATTGCCACCATCGGCACACCCAATATTTTTCTTTATGGAGCCTTTGTTTTTTTAACAGTCTATGCCCTTACTGATTTAATGGACAAAAATATCTCTTCCATTTTTTGGGAAATGCTTCGCAGTGGCTACGGCATCTATTTGATTTTCTCTCAAGGCGATTGGTTTGGAGCCAATACGTTCGTGCCCGGCATCAGCAATTTTGTTGTCTGTTACTTTATTCTTTCAATGGGTGGTGCTGTTTATTTTGCACTTCAGCAGAGAAAAGAGAGTAGTGAGTTGAGGATGGCTTAA
- a CDS encoding aldo/keto reductase: MDTPNSITLATNLSICKVLTGLWQVADLERDGRLLDAEKAALDMKQYFDNGFTTFDMADHYGSAEDIAGVFHKKYGGNKAQLFTKWVPQPGHVKKEQVKEAIRKSLRRLQSEQIDLLQFHAWNYAHPAWLDCLYWLQDLKTEGLIAHLGLTNFDTAHLSMVVNSGITVVSNQVCYSLLDQRASRQMTALCLKHQIKLLAFGTLAGGFLSEKWLNKPAPIMSESLTWSQMKYKRFVDAAGGWDKFQQLLHTLDLVSKKNNTSIANVSSRFILEQPAVGGVIIGARLGQSEHIEENKKLLTLQLDDVSKNLIRESLKQLTAIPGDCGDEYRKPPFLTASGDLSHHLESTPSPYPTEVGQDGRTKALSGTVWEDLAGFSRAIRKDNRILISGTTATHGNGLIGGSDPAAQMHFVLDKIEGALQSLGGSLQEVVRTRIYIRNIHDWEPIARAHGERFKDIQPANTMVKAELIGEEYLVEMEAEAVVRDAAL; encoded by the coding sequence ATGGATACACCCAATAGTATTACCCTTGCTACCAATCTTTCGATTTGCAAAGTGCTTACCGGTTTATGGCAAGTGGCAGACTTAGAGCGCGATGGTCGTTTGCTTGACGCTGAAAAAGCAGCACTCGACATGAAGCAATATTTTGATAATGGCTTCACCACTTTTGACATGGCCGATCATTATGGCTCGGCAGAAGACATCGCTGGAGTATTTCACAAAAAATATGGAGGAAATAAAGCTCAGTTATTTACCAAGTGGGTGCCCCAACCGGGGCATGTGAAAAAAGAACAAGTCAAAGAGGCTATCCGAAAATCACTTAGGCGATTGCAATCTGAACAGATAGACCTATTACAATTTCATGCGTGGAATTATGCTCACCCTGCTTGGTTAGATTGCTTGTATTGGTTGCAAGATTTAAAAACAGAAGGGCTTATTGCTCATCTTGGTCTTACCAATTTCGATACTGCTCATTTATCGATGGTTGTAAACAGTGGTATCACGGTTGTTTCCAATCAAGTTTGTTATTCGTTGCTAGACCAACGGGCATCACGCCAAATGACTGCCCTCTGTTTAAAACATCAGATAAAATTACTGGCCTTCGGCACCTTGGCGGGAGGATTTCTTTCAGAAAAATGGTTGAATAAACCAGCACCCATTATGAGTGAATCGCTCACTTGGTCTCAAATGAAATACAAACGTTTTGTGGACGCGGCTGGCGGTTGGGATAAATTTCAGCAATTGTTACATACATTGGATTTGGTAAGCAAGAAGAACAACACATCCATTGCTAATGTATCCAGTCGCTTTATTTTAGAGCAGCCCGCTGTGGGTGGTGTCATTATTGGCGCACGCCTTGGTCAGAGCGAACACATCGAAGAGAATAAAAAACTGCTCACGTTACAATTGGATGACGTGAGTAAAAATTTGATTCGCGAATCACTAAAACAATTGACTGCAATACCCGGTGATTGCGGTGACGAATACCGCAAGCCACCCTTTCTTACCGCTTCTGGTGATCTGAGTCATCACCTAGAATCTACTCCATCTCCGTATCCGACAGAAGTCGGGCAAGATGGCCGAACGAAAGCATTGAGCGGAACAGTTTGGGAAGACCTAGCGGGCTTCAGTAGAGCCATCCGAAAGGATAATCGCATTTTGATTTCGGGTACAACTGCTACACACGGCAACGGATTGATTGGCGGAAGTGACCCCGCTGCACAAATGCATTTTGTACTGGATAAAATTGAAGGGGCATTACAATCATTGGGGGGAAGTTTGCAAGAGGTGGTGCGCACACGCATCTACATCAGAAACATACATGATTGGGAACCCATTGCCCGCGCCCATGGCGAGCGATTTAAAGATATTCAACCTGCCAACACCATGGTAAAAGCTGAATTGATTGGAGAGGAATATTTAGTGGAGATGGAGGCGGAAGCGGTTGTGAGGGACGCTGCTCTTTAA
- a CDS encoding APC family permease — MAATSSPALSRKMGLLGLTATGICSMVGASIYVVPFMIQRNVPGIGPYVLTAFLFAAVPASLAAFAYVILASAMPRAGGSYVYASRSLSPYLGFVASFSQWFGLSIAIGVVSYVIVPFVRDILLLLKFTDLGLLLNSGWVRVTLAMVILWMFVYVNIRGVTLYELTLIPLMILMFGLGAVVIVIGLSFTQKDFTEAVFTKEGRNILTSTAEFKWTTFLAGASLLFSSFIGFDSIAQAGGEAKNPSRNLPRAIGLAIISVTLFYFVFTFSLYHTVPWSFVAQEALTKDVTAPGLLGYLLPTGWAVLIIAGAAVALLNDLPAMILAVSRLLFSWAKDGIFPSQVSKVHAQFHTPHAAILLSGTMASIGILGSHFAGDFFLGIDIMVTSMLVNYLLMCLSVIVLPFTNPEIAKRITVFKSIKLQRVVAGLGVFCLGSFLWVHISKDFSAPVGAWYFHSTPVWLIVMLIASSIFLFYWKRLKRMGVDTKTHFANLPAE, encoded by the coding sequence ATGGCCGCCACTTCCTCACCAGCTCTTTCACGAAAAATGGGACTGTTGGGCTTAACTGCCACTGGCATTTGCTCGATGGTGGGCGCTTCTATTTATGTTGTGCCGTTTATGATTCAGCGAAACGTGCCCGGCATTGGACCTTATGTATTGACGGCATTTTTGTTCGCTGCTGTTCCGGCATCGCTCGCAGCCTTTGCTTACGTTATACTTGCTTCGGCCATGCCACGCGCAGGCGGAAGTTACGTGTATGCGAGCCGCTCACTCAGTCCATACTTAGGTTTTGTTGCCAGTTTTTCGCAATGGTTTGGTTTGTCCATTGCCATCGGTGTGGTATCGTACGTCATTGTTCCATTTGTTCGAGATATTTTATTGCTATTAAAGTTTACAGATTTGGGCTTGCTGTTGAATAGCGGATGGGTTCGTGTTACGCTCGCCATGGTGATCTTATGGATGTTTGTATATGTAAACATTAGAGGCGTAACGCTTTATGAGCTCACGTTGATTCCGCTTATGATACTTATGTTTGGCTTGGGCGCAGTGGTGATTGTGATTGGGTTATCGTTTACCCAAAAAGATTTTACGGAAGCTGTTTTCACCAAGGAAGGAAGAAACATTTTAACATCGACTGCCGAATTTAAGTGGACAACCTTCTTGGCAGGTGCTTCGCTGTTGTTTTCAAGTTTCATTGGATTCGATTCCATTGCGCAAGCCGGAGGGGAAGCCAAAAACCCATCACGCAACTTGCCTCGTGCCATTGGTCTTGCCATCATTAGCGTAACACTTTTCTATTTTGTTTTCACATTTTCACTTTACCACACTGTGCCTTGGAGTTTTGTAGCGCAAGAGGCGTTGACAAAAGACGTAACGGCTCCCGGGTTGTTGGGTTATTTATTACCAACGGGTTGGGCGGTATTGATTATTGCAGGAGCAGCCGTGGCGTTGTTAAACGATTTGCCCGCTATGATATTAGCCGTTTCGCGCTTGCTATTTTCGTGGGCGAAAGACGGCATTTTCCCTTCACAAGTTTCAAAGGTTCATGCCCAATTTCATACACCGCATGCGGCTATCTTACTGAGCGGAACAATGGCCTCCATTGGTATTTTAGGTAGTCACTTTGCGGGAGATTTTTTTCTGGGCATTGATATCATGGTTACTTCTATGTTGGTAAATTATTTGTTGATGTGTTTATCGGTAATCGTGCTGCCCTTTACCAATCCAGAAATCGCAAAACGAATTACGGTGTTTAAGTCAATCAAGCTACAACGCGTTGTAGCAGGCTTGGGTGTATTTTGTCTGGGGAGTTTTTTGTGGGTGCACATCAGCAAAGATTTTTCTGCACCGGTAGGGGCTTGGTACTTTCATTCAACTCCTGTTTGGCTAATCGTGATGCTCATCGCTTCTTCCATTTTTCTTTTTTATTGGAAACGGTTAAAGCGAATGGGCGTAGATACAAAAACACATTTTGCTAACTTACCTGCTGAGTAA